Part of the Cupriavidus basilensis genome is shown below.
ACGGCGCAACGGCCCGAGGCGTACAACGCCTGAACAGACGCAGTGGCAGAAGTGGCAATGCTCAGGAACCGGTGCGGCGGGGTGGCTGCTGCTCTCTCTCTCTCTCTCTCTCTCTCTCTCTCTCTCTCTCTACTGCTCCGCCTGGCTTTTTTCTGACAAGTGGGCGACGAGAAGGCGCGCCGCGGGCGACAGAGCCTCAAAGTTGCGGAAGCAAAGTGAAAAGCTTCGCCGCGCCCACGCATCGTCAAGGGGAATCACTTTGGCTCCGAAGGCTCCAGCTATGGGCAGTACCGTTTCGGCCGGAATGATGCAGACCCCGAGGTTTGCCTGGACGCATCGAAGAGCGCCGTCGAACGTGGAGACCACTGCTCTATAGAGCATCCTTGCGCCAAGAATGGCCGCCTGCCTGCCTAGTAATGCCTGAATGGCGGATTGCGCGGGCATGCCTATATGGTCGAACGCGAGCGTTTGTGCAAACGTGCATCGATCCGCGTTTGCGAGGGGGTGTTCGACAGGGACAACTGCCGCCAGATGATCGCTGCGATAGGGTCTTGTCTGAAACCCCTCCAGGCCCGCCGCGTTCCAGCATATGCCCAAGGGAACGGTGCCTTCCCGCAGAGCCTGAGCAATGTCATTGCTCAATCCCTCATCGACCGTCACAGCAATGTCTCGATGCTCCGGGATCCGTAAAAACGATGCTATGTCCTGCGGCAGCGACTCCGCCATCGATGACACCGTAGCGATTAAACGTACGTGACCTCGTATGCCGCTTCCGAAGTCCGCCAGGTCGCGAGCGGCGCGGTCCGCTGCAGCAATCATGGCACGCGCATGGGCTAGCAGCGCCTCGCCCGCAGCCGTCGGAATGACGCCGCGCCGGCCCCGCTCGAACAGCTTCGCTCCAACCAGATCCTCTAGCTGAGTGAGGCGCTTGCTGACACCGGAAGCAACCACGTGCGATTGTTCCGCCGCACGAGCGATGTTCTGGTTTTCGCACGTGGCGACAAATAGGCGCAGCGATGTTAGGTCAAAGTCTCTCATAGGCCATATCGGAAGAGCTGCATAGAGAGCAACCTAGGCATTCCCCCAAGTGTTGGCTGAGCTTCAGTGGTGGGTCAGCCGTTCCAGTTCGTCACGATAGCCTACACGAATGATCGCTGTTCGTCGTGTCGTTAACGTCATAAATTGATGGCCAACAACCCAATCTCATCTAAATCACACATGGCAGCTACGTTCCCACACCGCGCTGTGATCCGCGAAGTCGGCTTACGCGATGGACTTCAGAGCATCCAGACAATTCTGCCGACCGAACGGAAAAAGGAATGGATCCGCGCGGCCTACGACGCAGGACTCAGGGAGTTGGAAGTCGGCTCCTTTGTGCCAGCCCGCCTTTTGCCACAACTCGCCGACACGGCGGAGATCGTAGCGTTCGCCCGCACTTTCCCAGGCCTCTTTGTTTCTGTTCTTGTACCAAACCTGCGCGGCGCAGAAGACGCCATCGCCAGCGGTGCGGACTTGATGATCGTGCCTTTGTCTGCAAGCCACGCTCACAGCCTTGCGAACCTGAGAAAGACCCCCGACGAGGTGGTAGCGGACGTCGGGCGCATTCGCGCTGCACGAGATGCCGCTGGTTCGAAGACGGTTATCGAAGGCGGAGTAGGGACCGCTTTCGGCTGCACCATCCAGGGCGAAGTGAAGATCGCAGAAGTCCTTCGATTGATGCAAGCGTTGTTTGATGCTGGTGCGGACCGCGTCTGTCTCGCCGATACGGTTGGTTATGCCGATCCCCTGATGGTCCTGGACCTCTTTGAGCGAGCGCGCGCTGTCGCTGGCGACAAGCTCTGGTGTGGTCACTTTCACGACACTCGCGGCTTAGGCCTCGCCAATGTGTTTGCTGCACTTCAGACAGGCGTTACGCGCTTCGACGCCTGTCTGACCGGTATTGGCGGCTGCCCGCACGCACCGGGTGCAAGCGGCAATGTGGCCAGCGAGGACTTGGCCTACATGCTGGAGAGCATGGGCATTCAGACGGGAGTCGA
Proteins encoded:
- a CDS encoding LysR family transcriptional regulator; the protein is MRDFDLTSLRLFVATCENQNIARAAEQSHVVASGVSKRLTQLEDLVGAKLFERGRRGVIPTAAGEALLAHARAMIAAADRAARDLADFGSGIRGHVRLIATVSSMAESLPQDIASFLRIPEHRDIAVTVDEGLSNDIAQALREGTVPLGICWNAAGLEGFQTRPYRSDHLAAVVPVEHPLANADRCTFAQTLAFDHIGMPAQSAIQALLGRQAAILGARMLYRAVVSTFDGALRCVQANLGVCIIPAETVLPIAGAFGAKVIPLDDAWARRSFSLCFRNFEALSPAARLLVAHLSEKSQAEQ
- a CDS encoding hydroxymethylglutaryl-CoA lyase, which encodes MAATFPHRAVIREVGLRDGLQSIQTILPTERKKEWIRAAYDAGLRELEVGSFVPARLLPQLADTAEIVAFARTFPGLFVSVLVPNLRGAEDAIASGADLMIVPLSASHAHSLANLRKTPDEVVADVGRIRAARDAAGSKTVIEGGVGTAFGCTIQGEVKIAEVLRLMQALFDAGADRVCLADTVGYADPLMVLDLFERARAVAGDKLWCGHFHDTRGLGLANVFAALQTGVTRFDACLTGIGGCPHAPGASGNVASEDLAYMLESMGIQTGVDIPALLTLREKLAAWLAGEIMHGTLWKAGLPRTFEPTQVTAAAREATWNTK